Sequence from the Temnothorax longispinosus isolate EJ_2023e chromosome 6, Tlon_JGU_v1, whole genome shotgun sequence genome:
ttGAAGCATTTCTTGGTTGTGACAGATTTTGTTTATACTATTAGGTATATCCGACTTTtcataaatttgaatttccaatttcaagataaaattttaaacttcgATATCAAGTTGAAAAATTACCTTTATTCGACGATcccaaaatttttctagaaTATGTTGAGATTTCGCTTAAGTGTAAAGACTGATCGACTTAAGAAATCGAGAACTGGGAAAGTCACTACGGCATTTCTGCGCACTAATTTATACTCAAGTAGCCAGAACCCCCCGTGCGAGAGCTTCTCACCATTTCCTATCCATTCTTGTAGAGGAGGGTCTCGGGATGTAATTCTATGCTCGTCCGACCGGCGACCTGGCCGTTGCCTATATACCGTATCGGAAATCGGATAAATAATCGATATTACTCTACTGATATCTGCATTCCTTAAACTTAACCTATCTATCATTTggaaatattctaaatttaaaattcgtCCGCAAGTGACGCATGCATTGTCCGCCGCGATTTTTAAtcagaaacatttctttttctagaTTTCCATCGACGTGTTTTTATGTCAACTTATCATTTCTAATTAAGCAGCTTATTTTAGAAAGAGACTTGATCCATTATTGCAGGTTTCAAATTAAAGGCAAATCTtgttctctctccctctcttctttctctcataTCATAAAAAGATATGTCTGCAGtagcataaatttaattaatgtaattaattaacgaagtTAACCATGAGCACTTTATTTCGCACGAATTGCTTCGTTTGAGAATAAAGGTATAAGAAGTACTTTGAtctttttcgatatttcaATCTATCTGCTTTTTGCCTCGCGTCTTCTTAATTTAAGAGTATTGCGAAATAACTGATTGATAggaatttataaattagataCCAATGATATCAATCCACTCACAACTTAACGATCGAAATCCGACATCAGATAAAAGAACAGTAGTAGTATACTTTCTGGTAGCAGTACACCACGAGAATCGTCGTTTCTTTTTTGGCTTCAGATCAGTAAAACTTTTTGCCGCGATCGATAGCTAAAAGGGAAGACTCGCGTCGGCCGATTGCCAAGCGACTCCCAGCAATTCTGGAATCGAAAAAGCTGTGACGTCGAAAGGCGCTTTCAAGATTCCATGACGTGGCTTTACGGCTGCAAGCTACGAACTTAATGGCAaacatattttagatttttctgtGACGAAAAGTAGAATAAAAGAACCGTTGTTTGCTACTCATCTCGCTGTTTGTCCGGAGAACTCATTATTACAATACAGAAGAGTAATAGTTTCGtctcaaaataaattcattgaaaatgCAAGTGAAGAACTTGGCGATGAGGGAATTTCCCGGACAAGTTATAAATAGCTCGGAAAACTCAGAAAATCGTATAATGCTGGACGCGAAGCGTACGTCGTCACAAGAAGCGGAACCGTGACGAAGCGCGCGTGTCAACAGGCGACAGAGgatattttctcttctctcaccTTCGTATAGTTCCTGACACAATTAACTGCAGCAGACTGAAATCGAATTAGTTCGTATCGGATGCTGCTTAATTTCGCTGGCTTGGCTGTACATCGATAGCTATTGCAGTTTTCCCGGACCGAGTCCGGCAACGATCGAGTTTTTACAGGTCGAATGAAGTTGAAGCTCTGCTTCTTGTCTTTGTTTGTCTCTCGCGCGTCTCCCTATTTTTCTCTTCCCTTCTCTCCCTTAGTTGACACTTCTCGTACGgcagtataaaatatctctctctctcggttaATGCGGGTCACGAGTCGGAAATGTGGGTCGTGTGTATGCGCGAAAACAAGGAGACGTTTCGAAGACAACCGCGCGCCCGCGTTTATTTCGGTAAATGAGAACCGAATGATTTTGCCCGaaggaagaaagagggatATATGATCTCGCGATAAGTGCTCCAGAGCGCGCAGCGTATCCTGGATATACCTTTATTGGCCGATAAGAGATGAGATTCTCCCCAAGCCAAGCATTTTACTGAAAATTCGTTTGGCCGCATTAGacgtgttttatatatacgatcTTATACGCTTATTCGTTTTTACGATAAAGAGATATCTGTAGGAATTAAATTGAACATGAAGTTCTGTGGTCTATTTGCAGtatttgcacatttatttgtgcaaaaacagtagaaaaaatatttatagatattaaatataaaaaaacaaatgaatgatgaaatttttctatcgtttataaaattgaagctTAGTGCGCGGAAGggcttctttttctcttgcaATTCAACTTCTGATATCGTGACATTTATGACAATGAAAAATCGATTGCAAAAGGAAGTCCTGCGAGTGAAGAAAAGTGCGGTAGTTCCGAGACACATATTGTACGTTTTCAGGTACAGATATCTATAAAATTCAGATATAGTCACTGTTCCCAGTCTCTCTCCTATTTTCTcacttttctttcaataaaatgtGCGCGCAACTGAAGCCCGACGAAAGAATAAACAAGCAATATCGCGTTCACCCGGATAGGTATTTTACGCCTCTTCGAAATATCTAGATACCGTGCTTGGCCAAATTGGTTTAAGTGAATAAAAATggtcaaaaaaattgaacgaagactgaattaaaatagaaatgtaaCCGCTTTTGAATAGAACGATTTAACGAGgtctattttgaaattttacggcgctgtttaaaatttatggcTGATCGACAGCCAAAGAAATGgaatctttttataaagacCGTATTTTCAAACcaatattgttacaaaaacCGTATTTTCAaaaccaatatttttataaagaccgtatttataaaataataaataaaatagagttGCAAGTTATCAATATCTATAAAAGTCAgcaatttaattcaattcaatttaaatcaatttttgaaatgttaaaatttaagaatttgcATCAATCTATATTCTATCAGCAAAAAGAATGTTTAAAGCGatcaagttttatttcaaataaaatttattaaatcaaataattgataataaaataagtcttataataaaatgccGAAAAGATAAGATTTCATCCTTGATCAATCCAGTTTTGTCACCACAATGTCATCATGTCAGTGACCAACTGAATTAATCAAAGGAATCATTGGCAAAGATCGCTTCTACTATTCCATAATTATTGAGACAATAATTGGACGTTCAATTAGTGTTCGGCCTCTAGTTACACACGAAGGATCATTAAGGCCTAACTAGAGTAACTGGATTTCAATGAAAGCCGGGAGCGGAACACGAGATTTCACGGAAAATGGAAATATCTGAGATTCGCGCGTTCTTCATTAATAACAACAACTCCTAACGTGATCTAATAATGACCAGATTTCTGCTCTGTACTTAACATATTTTGTTAACCGGAATTGTATGGATCATTAAGAggaatttttgtttaacatgCACTTGGAACTAATAATTCTCACATCTTGCTACAAGATtgtgctaaatattttatactattcgTTAAATtcgaacatttatatattaaaatgggATTAGTACACTCGAATGACAGGACGATTTCGGGATTTCAAGACCGTTCCGTTCTAATAACTAGTACAAAATTGGAACGCGTGTGTTCGACAGCTAAATGAGACGATTCTCTTGTGCAGGTTCAGCGGTAGCGATGATCGGAGCTAATCTGAGATTCGGCATCGGCGCTTCCGGGAATGTCACGTCCAACGCCACCAAGGTGTTCCAGTGTCACCCCGGTGGTGTGACTGAGGCCACCGTCATATTTAGCCTCGGTGCACTGGGGATGGGGGCGAATATCATCCTCATGACGTTGATACTGGCGAAGCGACAGCTGCGCAGGTACGAAGCGATAATAATCCACGGAAGACCAGGCGCTTTATGATTCCCCCCTGCTTTGCACGGCCTGATCCGCATGGAATAACGCCCCGGAAATTCTCGCGTTATGACCCGTTCGATATACGACACAAAATCGCTTCCTACGGGCATATCGCGCGACGATGCAAAAATTACACGACCGTGATTTCTCACAAATGGAAGGAAAAGATGCTGCGCGATATGGAAAACGCCATGTTCCATCGCGTTCTATTATATTTGCCTCGTAACGTTCAAACGCATTGTGAATTTAATATGCATTTGTTTGATATAGGAACATGCTGTTGCAATAAACGAAAACAAATTTGCTTTATTGCGACTTCTCATACTTTTGAATAGAATTTATGAGTTAAAGGCAAGTTCAGTTTCCGTGCCATACGTGGGATTTTAATCTCGTGTAAAAGTATCTTGACTTGTTGAACTTTATTTCAGGTACGTGAACAGGCAGCTATATTGCGGCTCGGTAACCGTCACGTGCTGTTTACCGAATAAAATCTCGATCGTATGCTGTATGCTTGCGAGTAAACAAAATATCTAATCGATACGCGAAACATGGTGCGCGTGACAAACTGCGGAGTGTCCCAAATATGATATCGAATCTTATAGGAATGTACCTTGCTATCAATTTACAGTTGATTTTCCTTCTCGAAAACGTTGGTACATGCAATATCTTTTGAGATTGCAAGTAACTGCGAgtaaaatgtgtatatttcTTGCGAACTAAACTTCACAGATTGAAATggtttgaatttaattaataaaatatctaacgTTGAATGCAATAAATGACGGAGGAAGATAATCGTTACATattcatgtaaaaaaatcaatacgtTCTTGAGATTCCATATATCTTAGAAATATTCTATTAGCATTCATGGGTTTTTTCAAacataattgcaaataaactGAAATTGCCGGAGACATCTTATAAGATGCAATGATAAGTTCAGGATATTGGGAGGGTAATCGGAGATGAGACGGCTACAGAATAGCGAACATGTTGACATATAGTTATCCCGGGATTCACAGGTGGTCCCAGGGATTGTTATTCCACCAAGCCATGGTGGATTGCGCGAGGGCCGCTATATTGTTGCCCCTAGGCTCCAGTATATTGAATTGTCAGCCCGTTAACAAGTGCTCTCTGGTAGAGACCGCCTTTCTGCTACTGGTGACCGTCTCCACGGTAAACATGCTAACGACCGTGCTAAACGACAGCCCGGTATTCCCAGAGAGCGACGAGGAGGCAGATCTGACCGCTCCCTTGCTGATGGACTCACCCCAGGTAAGAATTATGACGCGCGTTGTCAAGTTAATGTGATCTGTGCTTTCTATTCGACAAGGATTTCTCGTGATGGTTTTCTCAGATGCATCGTAAAGTAAATAAGAGTAGATTCGTGCATACGTCTCGATCTCCGAGAGTTTTAACACAActcagttttatttaatttatcccTCAGCACTCAGCTCGTTCAATTTACAAACTCCCTAACTTTCAACCCTCGATCTTCTCAATCGTCTCTTAACTCGTTGCGGTCCAAACTATTTTCcgtaaataagcaaaaataaagtatttcgTCTTCAACTTTGTCTAATCAATTGATTTGATGTTAATCAaaggatttttattaattaaaggaaTTTACGGAGATCCTAAAAATATAGTTTGCCGTTTATAATCGCGTGCAGATTTTATTGCTTGAAGAATTACGTGATAAGCAACGTATCATATCGAGTCTAACTCGGTAAAGGATTAAGCATTTGATTTTACGTTTGTACACACATTACGGTTATAAAATTACGTacttatttaaacaaatatagatactactgcttttaAGGCGTTAAATCAAATCAAGGTTAAATAGGTTTGCTTGTGACAAgctattgataaaatattgagaCATATAAATAAACCGCGTGACTTTGGTTAACGTAGACTGCGGTTGTCCATCTCGCATgcaaaatgagagagaaatttCCGCTTAACCGCAGCATTGTGATAGCGAATTTAGCGGTGACTGATTGCGGTGCAAACCGTCCACGTCGGATCGCAGCATATAGAGATATCGGAGCGAAAGCTGTCGGACTAAATCGGATTTTTCCAAGGAAAATTAATTGCAccgcagaaaaaaaaacattaagcGCACAGCCTGAGTTAGACACTTCTTAATAAGTTGTGATAAATTCATCCAGTCAACGTTTGTAAagacagaatttttttctgtcaattttatagtaaatttttatatattgaattattataaatacttaaacaTAATCactaataaagtataaaaataaataagtaatttgcAAGTATTGTACGACTCATCAGTTCAGTTTTCTCatcacaaattattaaattattattatgttctaCAATCTCtcatttataactttaaacaaattttgtttttattccaACTTACCTACagaatgaatttaattaagaatttaaaaatcacgAGGCAGAACTCTGACACCGAGGAAAAGTTATCTTCAAATTCATCAAACTACTGCAAGGCTTCTAAAATTCGATGCAGATCTTACGAGACATCACCTATATCATTACAATACGATCCGAGACACTGAATTAGCGCAATTAATTCCTTAACGACTTGGCTTCCCTGCGCGTATGTAGTAGCAATTAtagtttcaaattaatttgacGCAATAACTTGTACGTCTAGTGACACTCGATTCGCTTTCGTAACAACAGAATTCTAATAATGGTTCGTTAAACATGCGAGATGTGTATTATTATGTGTCCCTTGCGAGCAAATTGCAATTGTAGCCTTATCATggaatgaaataatttctgcAATTACTTTAAACGTCGCTAACAACATACGTTTTATTCGGCCTTAGGTTTTAATTATGTCAGAACAATTTTCTTGGTACCCAGTTTATTAAACTCGCTTGTTGCAagttaaatttctaaattgcaaatgaataataaaacataaaatgtaaatttttaataattgcaaaaaataacaagacaaatatgaaataagacaaatatgaaataagacaaatatgaaatagatttctattagaattttaacttttaatatatataattatatttaaaaatttttattataatttatttttataattttgacaaaaagaggagtatttaaaatagtatttgttatttttatcagcaagcaaataaatgcaaaaaatgtaaaatctgGTTAAAACTTGGCTTCGGTAAAATGGTCTTTACTCTTTACGATGGCGGATCAATTATGGATTACAGGATTGCATAGGTGTGTCAGTTTCTAGAATTTAAACGAAGACAATCGGATTATATCTTAAACTCGTTAGACTGACCAATCACGATATCCGAAACGAGACTACGTTTGATccaataaatatgaatatttatgaaattttatgaaacctgtaaatatatgttttctcaaaatttacgaTCGCTATTTGTAATGATTAATGGTTTccgataatatttttgttgataCTGTTTCGTGCTGAACAATTAAatccataattatatttgtaaaacattCTACTGTGAAAATTCGTCGGATCAAACAACAGTGCATCTCACATCGTGCttgatttaaaattgcaaatttaaattttctcttgtagaatttatttataaattatcagCATCGGTCAAGtaattagattaaaataaCTAGCATTTCGTTCAACTATTTAGTAAGCTcattgagaaattatttatacagaaaACATAGAGGactagtttaattaaattgtgaaaaaacaGTTTGTATCGTATTTTACTTGAGACAATAGCAATCAATAGGAGCTCTCATATGCAGTCATTTGCTATCgcaaaaaaggataaaaaatattacaaataattcgcAAAAAAGACGATAatacttaatttaatgttagttctatatttctcaaataaaatccgtttcattatctttataaaaaaagttcaaaGATTCGTtgttgaaaaattgttatcaaaCCGCAAGCGCAATTCGTGAAATACTACTGGTTTGCGCTGATAAATGCACCTCCGAAAAACTCAGGAAAAATAACGTGACTGGAAAAATCATTTTGCGAACTTTATCGAATAATTATTCGCTTATTTTTGCAGTGCGTGCTCTTCGGCACCTTCATGATTTGGTTCGCCAGCATAACTATCAATTTGGGACCTACGTTTCTTAGCGGGGCTTTAGCGGCGAACACGGAGAGCGGTCACAACACGCCCAGCTGCCCATTAATACACGGTCCTTTTCGTCACTATATACTCAATGCCCTTTGGATTGTCATCAACATTATTTGCGTAGCGCTCACGCTCTTTCACTTGAGAAAGTTGCACAGAGATCTGACGAAAGCTAACGTCGAAGCGGTAAGCGGAAAAATCGAGCCAACGTCtatcaaatgtatatatataaaattacatatagataataataaaaaaaaaagagtttcTACTTCTAAAacttacaaaatattacaaactattacaaaatgtaacaaattaaaatattacaaaaatgtaattaatatatatttcaatttagaaTTAACATTTTGGATAACAGcgtttttgcatttttacaagaaaaaagctttttacagattttatacattttgataaaaaaatatcacttacttaattttacttaagttttatttaaatttatataacattgtatttatttcCAGGTACGAGTAGCTGGCCTCGTTACAACGCTCGTTAATGTGACGGGAGGGCATCAAGGTGCAACGAATGCGCTTGCAACCGAAGACGGTGACACGAGAAACGGTACGACGCCAAAAGTAAGTCACGTCAATGATTTTCAACGCAAAGAGCGTATTCcttttctatatacatatattaatgaataaatatttacaaatccCCTCATTTCAATAATAGTTCAATGTTTTCTAAAAAgcaagttttaaatattaccaACAACAGTATTGACGGTAGGTAttagtttttctttatatatacatatgtacatttttatacacatacaAATGGGACATATATGCGAAGCAGatggaaatgaaaaaaagaaaacgcgaGTGCCgtgtaaaaagatataaaattacccAGAAACGACATTTCAGAGAACGGGTGCCATCGAGGAACACCGGAAAATGAGGAATTACCTCAGGAGAATGGAACGCGAGGGTGTGCAGAGGGTGAAAATGTTCCTGGTTATAACAGCGGCGTACGTCTTGTTCTGGGGACCATTGTTTTTCGTTACCCTGGTGCATCATCCCGTTATAGGAAACCCTACTGGTTACGAGGTAATTAGAATGTATAGAGTGTTGCGAGAAGATAATGGCAAGTTTGTATCTGCGTTCGTGTTAATGTTACTTCCCGCGAAATTTAGACGCTATCGATATTTATGTCCCCATAAATATCTTCCGGTCATTACTTATCTCACTTGTAATGTAATGGCGCATTTGTGCGCATTTGCGATATTAGGGAGAATATTAATAGCTTGATATACAAATGTTTCCCGCGCCTTCAAATTTCGTCCCGTTAAAAATGGCAATTATATGTCGTGTTATTTATTCAACTGTGAATGAGCTgccttatattaatttcaaaagatGTATTAGCCAAAAATAATCGGTGGCATATCAGCAGCTTATATAAATAAGcattacaataaatacaaataaatatacagtatCGTCACACAAATAGCATACAAATGTCGAAGTTAATCGTCTGAAGATATAAATGACTGGAGATACAAATTTCACCCTTTTTCTTAATCATTATAATTGaacgttataatatataattccttAATCCTTATAAGTGCGCAGTTTTGCATATATGCAAAGCGACTTTTCTCCGTGTACTCTCTATATGAAATGCGAACTAAAAACGCGCGACTTTGCACATCTACTTTTAAGGGTTCAAATTAGTAAAGAAGAattcttttaatgttttattaaaattctttataacagtcgttatttatttaaaatttttttaaaatagaatgctgtaaaaaattttgcatttcagGGTTAATAATTCTAATGACGCGATGTCCAAAATACGCGTGTgcgagatataataaaatttgtcaagTTTTAGTTCGACTTGTGATAACAATACAGAGAGTTCTGAGATAGAAAAAGGATGCGAAAACTTCGCGTGAAAACATGAAATCGTAACTTGCTCGACCGTGCCAATACAAGAGTTGTATTGCTCGAGCGAATTCACAGCTATATACCGAGCAGAGTTTCTCCGAAGAATCTTTCCAcgagaatataaattttccaagAGAGGAGAGTCTTCGCCGAAAAACTCGTCGAGAGACTCGAAGACATCGCGCAGCGGATTTGCTGATGTAGCATCGTAACAGATGCACGAAATTACCGCATTTTATCTCCTCGATGCGCAATAAATTTCCGGTATTTTGACAAAACGTAGATGAACCGCGAAAATAGTGAAAagcgtaatttaaaaaaatcttattgtGTAAACATGTATAAACTTCAATATCTTTCAatgtagaaattttataacatgcctcataaaaagaaagattcttttaaatataattctccattaatttaaataaaatcagattcatatacgaataattaaactacatttattttttattgttatttttagcatttttttatcgttctcATGCGATAAATCgatcatattaattataattttaatttcttgcttTAAAAGAAGACAGTGCAGCTTCTCTACGTGGTTTCGTCCtcctttctattttataagcATCACGCTACCGCGTAATTTTGGTTTAGCTTATAGATTTATGTTTGCAGCAGCACGATGCAAACTGTGCATCGCATCTAAATCACTGGATTCCGCGGTTTTGTTGTACCAGGTGACCCTACACATCGCGTACGTGCACGCCTTCGTAAACCCGGCCCTGTTCCTCGCCCTGCACCGGGGGCTGCGGCAGGGTATGACGGACGTGTGCTGCGGCTGCTGCGAAAGTATAGCCCGGTGGATTCTCGGACCCGCCGCGGCCGGTCCGATGCAGAACGTTCAGCTACCCCGATACGAACCGCCGATGAATCTCCCCTCGCCGCCGGATCCACCCCTGGCGGCGCCGACCGTGCCGTCGGGATGCAATCTTACTGATGTGGCGCTC
This genomic interval carries:
- the LOC139815260 gene encoding uncharacterized protein isoform X1; its protein translation is MSAGSAVAMIGANLRFGIGASGNVTSNATKVFQCHPGGVTEATVIFSLGALGMGANIILMTLILAKRQLRRWSQGLLFHQAMVDCARAAILLPLGSSILNCQPVNKCSLVETAFLLLVTVSTVNMLTTVLNDSPVFPESDEEADLTAPLLMDSPQCVLFGTFMIWFASITINLGPTFLSGALAANTESGHNTPSCPLIHGPFRHYILNALWIVINIICVALTLFHLRKLHRDLTKANVEAVRVAGLVTTLVNVTGGHQGATNALATEDGDTRNGTTPKRTGAIEEHRKMRNYLRRMEREGVQRVKMFLVITAAYVLFWGPLFFVTLVHHPVIGNPTGYEVTLHIAYVHAFVNPALFLALHRGLRQGMTDVCCGCCESIARWILGPAAAGPMQNVQLPRYEPPMNLPSPPDPPLAAPTVPSGCNLTDVALLKPPLPPTAKHLLVDDSIVIPPDPWSLTSRPKSTSSLYGEELSRRPSLLLPPPAELNDLQMSPTSSDFPSE
- the LOC139815260 gene encoding uncharacterized protein isoform X2, yielding MIGANLRFGIGASGNVTSNATKVFQCHPGGVTEATVIFSLGALGMGANIILMTLILAKRQLRRWSQGLLFHQAMVDCARAAILLPLGSSILNCQPVNKCSLVETAFLLLVTVSTVNMLTTVLNDSPVFPESDEEADLTAPLLMDSPQCVLFGTFMIWFASITINLGPTFLSGALAANTESGHNTPSCPLIHGPFRHYILNALWIVINIICVALTLFHLRKLHRDLTKANVEAVRVAGLVTTLVNVTGGHQGATNALATEDGDTRNGTTPKRTGAIEEHRKMRNYLRRMEREGVQRVKMFLVITAAYVLFWGPLFFVTLVHHPVIGNPTGYEVTLHIAYVHAFVNPALFLALHRGLRQGMTDVCCGCCESIARWILGPAAAGPMQNVQLPRYEPPMNLPSPPDPPLAAPTVPSGCNLTDVALLKPPLPPTAKHLLVDDSIVIPPDPWSLTSRPKSTSSLYGEELSRRPSLLLPPPAELNDLQMSPTSSDFPSE